In Mycteria americana isolate JAX WOST 10 ecotype Jacksonville Zoo and Gardens chromosome Z, USCA_MyAme_1.0, whole genome shotgun sequence, the sequence TGTATTGCATTTACTTCTGATTTATCTAACTATCTTTCTACTGTGTTCTTAGGAGATTCTTAAGAATGAAAATTAtagagaagaaatgaaacagaaaatcaaagatGTATCTGAAAAGGATAAGCTGCTTCAGGCCAAGGAGTACAAGGAGGGACTTGTTGCTGAACCAGTTCATACTCACGTTAAAGGTCACGCGTCAGCTACTTACTACGGAAAGAAAGAGCCTTCGCAAGATCCAACAAGCACTGCGGGTACCTTTCAGCCAGGCTCCTGGATGCCACCAGGCAGTGGTAGTAGTCATAATAAATAAGCAATTTGAATGTGCAAATATTGCTAATggataaatattttaacagacaACATAAACAGCTGTTATATATAAGTGAGTATGCAATAAAGTAATATTAAAGcagttccatttattttttgcagaactGTTCAAATAGGCTTAATCATGACAAACTACTGTTAAATGTTTGGGTTCAGTGAAAAACAGGATGTTACTAAGTTTTTTTTTGACAGTTGCTGTTCATCAGTTACTCATGAAATCATAAGCAGGTGGTTTTCTAGCTAAGTTAATTTTcctaaataattgttttttccttgaagactcatttatttttaaaattgtttttgataAATTTTAGTTAATCGGTACACTTAAATTTTCCTAAACATAGGCATCAGTTTGAGATAGTTCTTCAGAATGCTTCTTAATTCCCTTAGCAGTGTCAGTGTGCATTCCTCTGGCAAGTGGATAGAAAAGTTGATTTCATTAACAGGAATCATGGACACTACACTGACTATGCACTGTATTAATCTTAGAGACAGTGttgtaacttaaagaaaaaaatcagcatttttgaaTAATGTTTGCTTTGCAGCCAGCAATATGCACAGGATAGAATCAGGCTGAGTTAAACTACATATAACTACTATAATAGAGGTTAGAAGCACTTGGGAAATACCACAGGGTTTGGGACAAGGGACtgtcattaatattaaaaaaaaaattagtttttatttctggtaTATGTGGGGATTTCCCTAAATTATTAGATCTATTTGGCCATAGTTTAGAACATAAAATGTGCAGATTATTTGCTCAGAGATGCTGTTTGAGAACTTCAAGTCAAAATAAAGATGACacaattttttgaaaaaagtatCAAATT encodes:
- the NDUFAF2 gene encoding NADH dehydrogenase [ubiquinone] 1 alpha subcomplex assembly factor 2 isoform X3; protein product: MSRSWQALRALRLRLFGPAKELVGTDQFGNKYYRVPEHEARAAWIRKKRKDPPTIEEILKNENYREEMKQKIKDVSEKDKLLQAKEYKEGLVAEPVHTHVKGHASATYYGKKEPSQDPTSTAGTFQPGSWMPPGSGSSHNK
- the NDUFAF2 gene encoding NADH dehydrogenase [ubiquinone] 1 alpha subcomplex assembly factor 2 isoform X1, yielding MSRSWQALRALRLRLFGPAKELVGTDQFGNKYYRVPEHEARAGQIVPERRFVEAINRQAYQYEMGDFPTEWEAWIRKKRKDPPTIEEILKNENYREEMKQKIKDVSEKDKLLQAKEYKEGLVAEPVHTHVKGHASATYYGKKEPSQDPTSTAGTFQPGSWMPPGSGSSHNK